A genomic stretch from Schaalia odontolytica includes:
- the nuoK gene encoding NADH-quinone oxidoreductase subunit NuoK, with translation MSLAWYLILAGVLFAIGATTVLVRRSAVIALMGVEMMLNAANLVLVTFARINSNVDGEIMAFFVMVVAAAEVVVGLSIIVSIYRSRSTTSMDDLNLLKN, from the coding sequence GTGAGCCTCGCCTGGTACCTCATCCTTGCGGGTGTGCTGTTCGCCATCGGTGCGACCACGGTCCTCGTGCGCCGCAGCGCTGTCATCGCGCTCATGGGTGTCGAAATGATGCTCAACGCCGCGAACCTCGTGCTCGTGACGTTCGCGCGCATTAACTCCAACGTTGACGGAGAGATCATGGCGTTCTTCGTCATGGTCGTCGCGGCCGCCGAAGTCGTCGTCGGCCTGTCGATCATCGTGTCCATCTATCGTTCGCGCTCGACCACGAGCATGGACGATCTCAACCTGCTGAAGAACTGA